In a single window of the Fusobacterium sp. DD2 genome:
- the rpmF gene encoding 50S ribosomal protein L32 produces MAVPKKKTSKAKKNMRRSHHALTGITLTTCEKCGAPKRPHRVCLACGDYKGKEVLTEQAE; encoded by the coding sequence ATGGCAGTACCTAAGAAGAAAACATCAAAAGCTAAGAAAAACATGAGAAGATCTCATCACGCTTTAACTGGAATAACTTTAACAACTTGTGAAAAATGTGGAGCACCTAAGAGACCACACAGAGTATGTCTTGCATGCGGAGATTACAAAGGTAAAGAAGTTTTAACAGAACAAGCTGAGTAA